CCACTTCTGCCGGAATTGCCGCCGGCAAAGGCAAATGGATGCAAAACACACTCCCTTCGCCGGGAGTGCTGACGACCGAAACACGCCCCTGGTGGGCCTGCACAATGTGCTTGACGATGGCCAAACCCAGCCCAGTTCCGCCTAATTTTCGGCTGCGAGCGCGATCGACCCGATAAAACCGCTCGAACAAACGGGGCAAATGTTCGGCGGCAATTCCGGAGCCGTGGTCGCGCACGGCGAGGGCGATTTCGGGCCCCTCACCCCGGCCCTCTCCCAGAGGGAGAGGGAGGGAAGCGACTTCAATGAACACCTGCCGGCCCGGCTCGCTGTATTTAATGGCATTGTCGACCAGATTGATCACGGCCTGTTCCAAGAGGGGCGGATTGATGCGCGCCGTGAGGGCAGCGTCGCAGTCTAAGCAAAGCTCGATGTTTCGCGCCTCGGCATGCGGTTGGCAACCGTGCAGCGCCGCTTCCAACACCGGCCGTAGCGGCGCCAGCGCCAGCGGCAAATTCACGGCTTGCTCGCTCTGTTCGATCTTCGACAGACTCAACAAATCTTCGATGATGTTGTTCAACCGCTCCGCATGACTGCCGATGATTTTCAAAAACCGCTGCGCATCGTCCGGATGCGCCATCGCCCCGTCGAGCAATGTTTCGACAAAGCCTTTGATCGAGGCGATGGGAGTTTTTAGTTCGTGCGAAACGTTGGCCACGAAATCGCGCCGCAGATTTTCCAAATGCCGATAGCGGGTTACGTCGTTCAGCACGATTACCGCGCCCACGCTGCGGGCCGCCGCATCGCGCAGGGCCGTACCGCGGACTTGCAAAATCCGCGGTCCTTCGCCGTGGAAAACGAGGTCGTCTTCAATGGGATCGGGCGATTCCAAGGCCCGAGAGACGAACCGCCGCAGATCGGCATTGCGCAGCACTTCCTGCAGATTTCGCCCTTGCAGTTCCGCTTGATGGCTGCCAATCAGCTGGGCGGCCGCGGAATTCAACGTGATTACGCGCTGTTCCGAATCGACCGCTAAGACCCCTTCGACCATGCTGGCCAGCACCGCTTCCTGCTCGTGGCCTTGCTGCCCGATGAGCAGCGTGCGTTCGTCGAGTTGTCTGGCAATTTTATTCAGGGCCGTGGTTAGGGCCGCCAGTTCCACAATTTCTGAAAGCGGCAGCTTGGGCATCTGCTGGCCTTGCGAGAGCATTTCAGCCGTGTTGACCAGCGGTACAATTTGGCGGCTGGTCCGCCGTGCAAACCACCACCCGGCCAAGCCTGCGACAATTCCGATTACAACGATTCCCTCGAGCAGCGATCGTTGGCTGTCGTGATAGACGAGCTGTAAATCGGCGGCCGATTTGGCGGCCCGCACCGCACCGACAATTTTTCCCTCCTGCCGCAGCGGCACCGCCACGTACATCATTTGTTCGTTGCGCGTGTCGCTGTAGCGTGCATCGTGCCCGGTGGTGCCAGCCAGCGCGGCGACCACTTCCGGCCGATTGGAATGATTTTCCATTTGCGACGCCTCGTCGCTCGTGTCAAACAAGACCTGACCGCCGGTGAGCACGAGCGTAATTCGCGTACGCGTATTCTTTGCAATCCGCGCGACCGCTTCTGTCTGGCCTTGTACGAAAGGCTCGGCTTGAGACGCGCTTTGCTTCGAAACGAGCGGCCCCGCATCCGTCGCCGCCAAATTGGC
This genomic window from Pirellulales bacterium contains:
- a CDS encoding ATP-binding protein — protein: MQRHRLVRHLAFRYFLISLAALMVFAWWAAQAFNLALTRSTWTELEAAANLAATDAGPLVSKQSASQAEPFVQGQTEAVARIAKNTRTRITLVLTGGQVLFDTSDEASQMENHSNRPEVVAALAGTTGHDARYSDTRNEQMMYVAVPLRQEGKIVGAVRAAKSAADLQLVYHDSQRSLLEGIVVIGIVAGLAGWWFARRTSRQIVPLVNTAEMLSQGQQMPKLPLSEIVELAALTTALNKIARQLDERTLLIGQQGHEQEAVLASMVEGVLAVDSEQRVITLNSAAAQLIGSHQAELQGRNLQEVLRNADLRRFVSRALESPDPIEDDLVFHGEGPRILQVRGTALRDAAARSVGAVIVLNDVTRYRHLENLRRDFVANVSHELKTPIASIKGFVETLLDGAMAHPDDAQRFLKIIGSHAERLNNIIEDLLSLSKIEQSEQAVNLPLALAPLRPVLEAALHGCQPHAEARNIELCLDCDAALTARINPPLLEQAVINLVDNAIKYSEPGRQVFIEVASLPLPLGEGRGEGPEIALAVRDHGSGIAAEHLPRLFERFYRVDRARSRKLGGTGLGLAIVKHIVQAHQGRVSVVSTPGEGSVFCIHLPLPAAIPAEVGGIQ